From Streptomyces sp. 6-11-2, one genomic window encodes:
- a CDS encoding N-acetylmuramoyl-L-alanine amidase, translating into MGAKKTNAADATDARGRRLGRRALLIGGAAVVVGGAALERSGLARLWWRLPGAQKPRVAGAVDFAGARWVAASRANYRPADRPDDYRIDRVVVHVTQGSYASAVRVFQDPGHGAAAHYIVGADGNVTQMIRELDVAFHAGNRAYNERSVGIEHEGFVDDASSFTDAMYAASARLTAGICGRYGISVDREHIIGHVEVPGADHTDPGPHWDWDRYIRLVRAARTSRARTTEAHPTAPA; encoded by the coding sequence ATGGGGGCGAAGAAGACGAACGCGGCGGACGCCACGGACGCGCGGGGGCGGCGGCTGGGGCGACGGGCCCTGCTGATCGGCGGCGCCGCGGTCGTGGTGGGCGGGGCCGCGCTGGAGCGCAGTGGGCTGGCCCGGCTGTGGTGGCGGCTGCCCGGCGCGCAGAAGCCGCGGGTGGCGGGCGCGGTCGACTTCGCGGGCGCGCGGTGGGTGGCGGCCTCCCGGGCGAACTACCGGCCGGCGGACCGCCCGGACGACTACCGGATAGACCGGGTCGTCGTCCACGTCACGCAGGGCAGCTACGCGAGCGCCGTGAGGGTCTTCCAGGATCCGGGGCACGGGGCCGCCGCGCACTACATCGTCGGCGCGGACGGGAATGTCACGCAGATGATCCGCGAGCTGGACGTGGCCTTCCACGCGGGCAACCGGGCGTACAACGAGCGGAGCGTCGGCATCGAGCACGAGGGCTTCGTCGACGACGCCTCGTCCTTCACCGACGCGATGTACGCCGCCTCGGCGCGGCTGACGGCCGGGATCTGCGGCCGCTACGGCATATCCGTCGACCGGGAGCACATCATCGGCCACGTGGAGGTACCGGGCGCCGACCACACGGACCCGGGCCCCCACTGGGACTGGGACCGCTACATACGCCTGGTCCGCGCAGCCCGGACCTCCCGGGCCCGAACCACGGAGGCCCACCCCACCGCGCCGGCCTGA